In Pristis pectinata isolate sPriPec2 chromosome 7, sPriPec2.1.pri, whole genome shotgun sequence, the sequence CTGCCCAGCCTCCACGGTTTTCAGTCGTAATAGTAAACTAATTACTTTCCATATTTGCCATTGTCAGGGTTTCCCTTTCTATTTTATCCAATATTTTGCCACTCACTGATGTGAGTAAGATGCAACTACTAAAACATCATTTAAATTTAACCActcactttgttctctccatctgtTCAAGTATTGACTTTTCAGTGGCATTCACACTCTGCCATTGCCAGTCAGATAGTGATTGCTGTTAGGCTGTAGGGGTCACTAAAGCAGAGTCTAGTTTTAACTACATCTGTATCCTGCAGAAGATTTTTCTAGCAGCTGATAGGGGTTGTGAACAGGAACCTTTGATGAATTTTCCCCCATCTTCAGCATGGTGTTCAAGTAACAGCTTTGTCACTCTCACCTGCACCAAGACCAGCTAATTCAGGATATGGGAACCACAGGAATGTTAATGCTAAAGTAGAAACCTAGAGATCAATACCCACCAAGGCATGTTCTGATATTTTAGAAGACTAAAGCATAGGCACTTAAAGGGGCAAGATATTTATGGTGAGGGTTTGGTAAACTGGATGCCAAAACTCGAGTCCCAATGGCTCAATTTATGAGTTACTTACTGCAGCAAGGGAGTACTAGAAAATaatatcatagaatcacagtAATTCATGACACAGGAGGAGGGTGTTCAGTCCATTGTGCCATGCTGGACAAAATGAACTCTTTGTGTTAGTCTTACGTGAACTCTTGGTTCTTAACCTCGTGGATTACAGCTATTCAAGTAATTATTGTCAGGGTTTCCGTCTCCCTCACCCTTCTTAGCAGTCAGTCTCAGACTCCCATATTCGCTGAAGTTTACCCCAACTCCCAACTAATCctgcaattaatttaaatctctaTCCCTTTGTTATCATTCCCTCTGGTAAGGGAAATGGTCTCCATGTTAAACTGTCTGAGCCTttcaattttatacatctcagttaAATCTCCTCACAGTCTCCTTTGtcacaaagaaaacaattcattcCTGGCCAGTCATTCCACATAACCATAATtcccagccctggcaacatccatgtaaatcccATCCATGTCCTCTCAAAGTCCTTTCTATATGCAGTACTTTAACTTTGGCCTAAGCAATGCATTATACAATACTAGATTATTAACTGCATTACTTCGCTTCTCAGGACTGCATTCTCTTTGCTACCTTTGCACCCAAATAACTAGTGCATGATATCTTCCTACAGCACAGAACTTTCTTTGTGACTATCAAGCAAactgccaattttggtatcatcataGGACTTTCTACGTcactatcaaccacactgccaattttggtatcatagGACTTTCTACGTcactatcaaccacactgccaattttggtatcaAACTTCTTCATAGTGGTCCCTACACTGAAGTAAATCAGTTACAAATACCACTTCCTTAACCTCCATACTAGGGCAGCATCTTTATggaaaggaggacatctcaaaTCGGCTTGAAAGGATTGACAGAAGAAAAAGACTAAACTCTCTTTGGCTTTTCTGCCATCCTTTTGGTCACACAATAGAGGTAATAGTGGAAACTGTTGACTAACAAATGCAAACGATTTCTCAATTATCCTGTAATAGGTTGAGACGTGAGCTGAGAAAAACCCAAGGGAACCATTCACTCAGTGAAATAATGTTTCTGCAGATTAATTTAACAGGAAATTATACATGAAAATTAAATATATGCAGCTCTGTAAAGATGCCTTAAAATCAGCTTCTCTGATAAAGAATTGAGATGATAATGCAGAGCTGGGCCACGATATCACTTACCTGCTTGTGTTAATAAATATTGCTGTCTTCTTCATTTTGGAAAACAGGTCCTCGTTACACATTCCCTTGGTTTCAGGACTGAAGGAACACGATACAACAATGAAGTCTGattcttcagccaattcattCAGAGGCACTGTGTAAGATGGGAACATACAGATTCAAGCTGCAATATCCAGTATCCTTCAACAGGATTGCATGAAATTGgacatttttttctgcactaactTCTTGTTCAATTCATCAAACCAAGCAGTGACATTATGCAATACACTGACTGCATACCTACAATCATCTGGTAgtgaaataaagaacagaaatTCCAGCTCCAACCGCAAAACTTGACGAGCTCTGAGAACTTTACCCAAATCAGGAAATGTAGCAAGAAGGACATGGCAGGAGGAACATACCAAAAGAAGCCCTTCAAAGTAGTGTAAAGGAGAAAGTAAACATGCTTTTTACAAATATTGCTGGAATCCATAAACTCAGAAAGTTACAGGAGGGTTTGGTACACTTGAAAGTCACATGTTCCCCACATCAGAACTTGGATAAAGACATCCCAAAAGGCACAAAATGGTACTCCAACATGGGCTACTCTCTTTGCACAAGGAGGGTAAATTAAGTTGGTTGTGATTAGGAAAACATGGAATGTTTAGCTGCAATGTTTAATTATTAGGAATGTTGTTCCATTACATAAAGACAATATATCATATTAGATATCAGTGGATCTAGTTATTACAAGTAATCAATCAGATAACAAAGCAACTGGTAGATGCTTGTGGATGGATGGCCTCAGGCTGTTTGGATTAATGAACTGCACCCTCACTGGTAACCGTGGTCACCAGAACTTTGAAATCCCCTTTTGGAATTTGTGGCATGGGGAAGACATGAATTTCATTAACCATGCAAATGATTTTTTGTCTTAACAAATGTTAGAATTATAGAAAGGAGAAAGTGATTCTGGTAATATATCTGTCCAACACTGaaggaaacagaaaatcctgTGTGTGCAACTACCATAACATAAGTGAGTGGGAAGATCTTGGATAAAATAGAAAAGGGAAACCCTGACAGACGCAAATATGGAAAGTAATTAGCTTAAAACCATGGAGATGTTATGACTGAAAACTAAGAAGCTGGGCATGAGGCTGATTAGAATTTCCTAGACTGCCTTCTTACCGTATTCACCGTGTATCTTGGCAGCAGCTTCTGGCCTTGGCTGTCGTCCAGTGTATAGGAATCTCTTCACTCCAAATGGCATCAGTCTCTGCGCAATTGCAaggcctaaaataaaaacagcagagtGCTTAAAACAAAAACTATAAAATAAAGATTGTGCATTTCTATGGCAACTGCTGCATCCTCAGCACCTCACCATCAAAGGTGTAGTATTTGTAATGCAGACAACCGTAGTTGCCAAGTTGTGCAGAGAAAGGTCAGAAAATCAAATAATGGCATTATTAGTTTTAAGGATAAATGTGAGTCAAAACATTAGGAATATTCCCTCTTCTTGTTTAAGAACGACCCCGGGATTTGTCATGTAATGTGAGGGGGCAGATAGGGTTTGGGATCTCAGCCAATAGCCAGCACCTCTGTGTCAGGCTATATGATCTACTCAAGTCCTAAATTAGGTACCCAACACAACTGGCAGAAATAAAGGAAGAGGGTAAACAAGTGTCAAAAAGTGGTCATCACTTTGGAACACAAACTTGTTTTACATCACTCTGAACTGTCTGTAACTTTTTAACAAAGTAGGTAGCTAAAGAGATTACTGTTAGAATTTATCATGTGTTCTGTATGCAAGCTACTCCTGAAAGCAGTCAGTAGTTACAGCTGAAAGGTAGGTGTCGAAACCTGAAAATgctgaggacaggcagcatcttgtgAGCTTTAACTAGCTTCCTTCCTACGCAGATGTTGActggcctgctgaacatttccagcattttctggtactTTTTGAGGTACTTAATGCAGTTGTTTGgcaggggggggagggaagaaggtGGGATGGTTCATAAAGGTGTTCTTTGTTAATCCAGGGTAGTTTATGCTTTAAAATCCATCAGATGGACAGAGTGTTCATCACTCTTGTCACTGTCCCATTCATTGCCCAAGAATTCACTCCATAGATAGGATAGTCAATTTGGTATTTCTGAAGCAACAGCACTTCAGGAGTATAATTTTGCTACCACTGTACTACCTGAAATAATGACAATTACAACCTAAAATTCTACCAGTTGTATTCATTCAGGCACATCACCTAGTAAATTATTTGGTTATTTAACAACTGAAAGTTAAGTTAGACAAAGAACAAAGCATGTGGACTTTCATTTGACTTAAGCAACACAAAGATACCAAAAACTAATTGAGCCATGAAATGGCTTTGCTCAACAGCTCAagaattctgcattttatttattaCTTTCTTGTCACAATGTGCAAGACAGCTGAACCGATGACCTCCGAAAACTTTTTCTGGGTGTACCTATTCTTCCCAGGCCCACAATTCCCACGGTGCTCCCAGCCAATCCATAGCCGCACATCCAAAGGGGCTTCCAGGTAGTCCAGCCTCCGCTGAAACAGACAAACAAACTGGTGAGCCCCTGAAAGTAATCGACTAAAAAATACAGCGAGACTTTTCAACAACATTGCATTTCCTCTAATCGCCACCTACTTTTTCACTTCTTCGGCTGCTTCCATTAATCGACGAGATGTCGCTAGGAGCAAAGCCACAGTGAGTTCAGCAGTGGAGTCAGTCAGAACATCAGGAGTGTAGCCCACACGGATTCCCCTTCAAACACAGAACAACATTAAAACTGCTCAAATAACAAGTGGGagagagggcatacatttaaggcaactaggaaaagaaaacagaaaacactattCAATGATAAGGACTGCATCACTCGGTCATAAAACATTGTCGAAGCAGAGttcaaatattctttaaaaagaaTCAGATAAGCCACGAACAATGACCAAGTGAAGACAGTGACCATGTACCAATGTAGAGACAAGCAGCTCTCCAGGGAGGTCTGTCAATTttacattacaaaaaaaattgaaattttgaaaaatacaGTTTGTATTTTAGTTGAATGATATCTGATCACAAATCTGTGGCCAGCTCCTCTAAAGCCTGGCTTTGAATTTGTGCGCAAAAGGGATAATCTTGGAATGACATTCTGAATTATGGAATTACGGTGTGTCacgtggacacagtgggccataGTTGTTCCCATACTGCATTACTCTAAGACTAAATATTTTGTTCTAAGTAGCTTGTTGTTGCTTTTCTACAACTATTACGGTAACTTCCTCATCTACTGTCGTCAGCTCTCTTCCATTGCCTATGAAATTGGCAATTTAGAAACAATTAGCAATTAAAAAAAGGCAGTCTCACTCAGGAAGGTGAAAGGATTTTGGTGCAAGATATTGAAAAGTGCCAGACAGGTTCAACGAACAGTATTCATCCAAGATTGGCTTTGGAGAATATAGAGAGTAGGGAGAAATTTAATATTATATCTACTCCCATTTAGAACTGCCCTTTAATTATTTGATAGAACTGAATTTTATCTGTTCTGGGAGTGTTTAAGGAGCCAAACATCAGGGTACTCCACTCTGTTTCTCACCTTCATGTACACCTCATTTCTTACTCCAACCAAAAAGATAAAGTTGACAACAATCTAGTAAATCTAAACTGCATGAGAATTAGTTTCAGGAGGTAAATAATGAAGCTTGCGGTTTACTTTGCTTCCAAGACCGGAACTTCACTTATTAGGTATTAGGAGCCACTGTAACCTGGCGAATCTCTCAGGTTTAAACTGTAACACTACCAGCAAATCATACTGGCTGCTCGAATCATAAAATCAATGGGCCATAATTGTGACAGAAGcattgctggaaattctcagcaggtcagcgagttaacattttaggtcaataacCTTCCACCAGAAATGGGAAAACTTAGCAATAAACAGGATTCAACATGCAGAGAAACAACctagagagggaaagaaagggaaagcaatagagattaaatgacagaaaAGGGGTGAAAAGAGGGTGGCAATTTCACAAGAACAAAAGAGCATCCCATCCCCCGCCTGTCACTTCCACTGGAAGGATAGGGGTATGATTCACCGTGTCTGATTCTAAGGGTGGGCAACAGCATGGCCTTGCCCATTTTGACCCTGAACAATAAAAAGTTGTTTTACCGGTTTTTAATTTCACCCAGTGAAAGATGGTCAAATCCAACGGATAACGTGCTGATAACTTTCAAACACGGCCCTGTAACACAGCAAGAACAAACAGCTCAGACGTGCAGCACATGTTTAGCCATGCACCAACCACCTCTCCAATTTCCTCTGGCAGACAGCAGACTGCCCCAGCTGCTGGGCACGTCAGTCTGGAAATCAGTGAAAGACACACAGCGCAGgaggatttgcacaggtgttctctctcatcctccaccaccacctccagtatTAGAGCAGCCCTGCAAATGTTGCagtaagaaaacaaaaacaaacaggaTCGATcgacatttatttaattattggaTTAAATATCCCCTTACTGTTCTGCTGAAGATGTAGATAGAATATTACAGGCATTTTCATGGACAATTAaactcaaaataaaaatgctgcttTCCTGTACAAACACTGAGTTCAGCTCTGTGACACAACTGTAGTGGTATACCTGCCGCTTGCAAAACCTCACTGTCGATCTTGTCCGTCAACATACAGTAGAGGCCATGAACCCCTGCAACTCCCTTCAGCAGCTCTTCCTTCGGAACTGGCTCATCAGAGTCCCACTGCTGAATGTTGCAGCTGAAACACAACAGAAGTGGGCCGTCAAGAATGCCACATCCCTCCAGTCTCCGTCAGTTAAATAAACCCACTTAAAATGCTGTTCCTGACAAAATTATTAGAACTTCAAATTGAATATCACAGTAAATTGCAGTTAAAAACTCAGTCTAACACTATCTTCATCAGTGGAGAATTCTGTTTGTTTCCACCCAGCATCTCGGAAGCAGATAAGGTGATGCCACATTATGTACAAGAAGTAAAATGATATCCCTTCAGGACACCTCAGGTTGCTGATTAGGAAACCACAGGGGATGCATGTTGATTGGGGATTGACATATCAAGCTGGATCATACAGCCCGCGCCTGCCTTTTCTCGAGGCAAAGCGCTATACAACTGACCCCTCACAGGCTTCTGCCGACTCAGAACAGGCTCGGAGCTGCAAGAAGACTTCAGGCAACATACCAGAAGTCTCAGCCTGATGACCTTTGTCAGCTCACTGTGTGTGAAGGGTTTTTGAATGTCACTGGTAAATCAAGACTCAAGTTAATAATACAAAAGTTAACAAAAATGTTTCATGATCAATttcattaaaaacacattaagCAATTAACAAATAGAAAGCAAACTAAATAAAGCACTTAGCCTTATCAACAACAGGAACAGCAACTTCATTCAGAGGAATGGGTCACCATGCCCATGCCAGCCATCCCTGACATAAAGTTGGTGGTAAGATGCAAAGTGCATCTGGACTCTTTCCTCAGCCGGTCAGTGAGCACAGCAACACCTGACCTTTAGTCTGTCTTCTCTTTTGCACTGGACAACACATACACCAAAGTCCAATATGTCCTGAGCTTCACAGGGCTAATAGTCAACCATTAGCTAGCACAGTTTGACCTGTCATCTACCTTGGACTGATGCGATAATAGAACACAACTCTTGTTAGAGCTTTTGTTAGAGGTCTTCCAAACACCTCACTATGTTCTCTTTATTATTAAAAAGAGATTAAGATCATTTAATTTAACAAgctcctaattttttttatagAGCTGTTTCAATGAGTCAAAAGATTATTGGACACAAAAGCAAAACCAGCCCCAATAAAACAAAGGCAGATGATTAGAAGATTGTTTTTAGATACAAAGGGTTGTTAGGACATTGAATCCCAAACCAGCACTGAAAGCAGAAACTTGATAAGTGTGAAAAAGAAAGTTACCAGAGCAGAAAAATAGGGAGCAAGGTGACAGCTCTTTCAGAGGGCTAGCActgactagatgggctgaatggtctactatAAAACTACAAAATTCAACCAAGTTAATTATACAATTGGAACAGCTAAACTTTAATGTAAACATCATTAGGAACAAACATGCACAAAGTTTGCAGCATAGTCATTAAACCAGCGATTtaagaatgaaaaatatttttatcttgttataatcttaaataaaagcagaaactgctgcaTATACCTAgcaagttaggctgcatctgtagaaaggAAAACATAATGA encodes:
- the LOC127572209 gene encoding glyoxylate reductase/hydroxypyruvate reductase-like encodes the protein MKATQKFMKVFVTRRIPQDGLRTLTESGICNIQQWDSDEPVPKEELLKGVAGVHGLYCMLTDKIDSEVLQAAGPCLKVISTLSVGFDHLSLGEIKNRGIRVGYTPDVLTDSTAELTVALLLATSRRLMEAAEEVKNGGWTTWKPLWMCGYGLAGSTVGIVGLGRIGLAIAQRLMPFGVKRFLYTGRQPRPEAAAKIHGEYVPLNELAEESDFIVVSCSFSPETKGMCNEDLFSKMKKTAIFINTSRGAVVNQDDLYKALTTGQIAAAGMDVTDPEPLPTDHPLLTLKNCVILPHIGSATYATRNTMSVLTANNLLAGLKGEPMPSELRL